Below is a genomic region from Longimicrobium sp..
TCACCACCCCCCAGGTGCGGCAGAGGATCTGCGCCAACACGCCGGCCGACGCCTGCAACGGCCGGATGATGCGGCTCGGTGTCCGCAAGTTCACGCTGACCCTGGTCAGTGGCGGGTGATGCCATCGGCGTGAGCACGAAGTCGAGCAACACGAAAAGGGGGAGGAGCGGAAGCGCTCCTCCCTTCGTGCTTGTCCACCTCGGCAGAATCGAGAACCTTGCCTGCTCGCCGAATCCCGCCGCACCATTCGGGCGCACGCCACCCCGTCCCACCGCCGGAGGACCACATGAGCAAGCCTGCACGCACCATGTTCGTGTTCGGGATCTACCTCGCCCTCCTGGGGTTGACCCTCGTCGCCGTGCCGAACCTGCTGCTGGGCGCGTTCGGCTTCCCGCCCACGCAGGAGGTGTGGATCCGTGTGGTCGGCATGCTCGTGTTCATCCTCGCCTTCTACTACCTGGAGGCGGCGCGCCACGAGTGGGAGGGGTTCACCCGCCTCAGCGTTCCCGCGCGGATGAGCGTGATCGTGTTCTTCGGTGTGTTCGTGCTCGCCGGCCTCGTCTCGCCCATGCTGCTGCTGTTCGCCGTCGTCGACTTCGCGGCCGCGGCGTGGACGCACTTCGCCCTGCGCGCGGCCCGCGCGCCGGCCGTCGCGTAGCCTGTGATCCTGGAGGCACATTCGTGAGGGGCGCCGCGGGGGAGGGGGGCGCCCCTCGTCTCATTCCCGGCGCAACATGCTACATTCCGTTCGTTTTGTGTCTGTAGGTATAATTCTTGTAATGAGTTACGGGTACAAGTGGGCGGTAGATGGGAGGGGGAAACTTCAACCGGAAGGGCGACGATGAAGAAGGTGACGCTGAACCTCGAGACGCTGAACGTACAGACCTTCGCACCGATCGATCCGCAGCGGGAGAACCGCGGAACGGTGCTGGGAGCCGAGGGCGCGATGACGCTCCCCGAGTACTGCATCACCTTCACCTGCGGCGACTCGCGCATCCGGCCCTGCTTCGACGGCGGCTGAGGTTCCATCACCGGACGATCATAGACGGAGGGGCGCCGCGGTCGCGGCGCCCCTTCGCTCGTCCGCCGCGCGGCGGGTCCGGAGCCCGATCCGCGGCTTTCGTACGGATCCCACGCGGCACCCGCCGGCGGAAGTGGCTGGGATGTCACTACCTCGCGGATACCCGTTCGATCGTCGCGATCTGAAAACATGTGCATTCACGGCCAACTTCATCATTGTGCCGCGTGCCGTTCGCGGTAGATTCGCATCATGCGGGGCGCGACGAACCCGCCCCCGCGTGAGCCTCCCATCCCACCATCCCGCGAGAGACCATGAGCAACTTCAAGCTGGGGACCCGTTCGCGAAGCGAGCTGAAGGGCGTGCATCCGGACCTGGTGGCCGTGGTGGAGCGCGCCATCGCGCTCACCGTGCAGGACTTCGGCGTGCACGACGGCATCCGCACCATGGCCGAGCAGAAGAAGTTCGTCGCCGCCGGCGTCAGCAAGACGCTGGACTCGCGGCACCTGACCGGCCACGCGGTGGACCTGGTGCCGTTCATCAACGGCCAGCTCAGGTGGGAGGACCAGCCGATTTACAAGATCGCGGACGCGGTGCGGATGGCCGCGAAGGAGCTGGAGATCCCCATCCGCTGGGGCGGCGCGTGGGACGTGCTGCTGACCGAGTCCACCGATTCGCCCGAGGAGATGGTCGAGGACTACATCGCCCGTCGGAAGGCGGCGGGGAAGAAGGCGTTCATCGACGGCCCGCACTACGAGCTGCCGCGCGACAAATACCCGGCGTAGCTGCGGGATCTCCTCCGTCCGGGGAGGGAGACGATGGACCGGCTGGACGTGGCGACGAGCAGGGTGCAGCCCGTGGCGGCGGTGCTGGCGGGGGTGATGATGGTGCCGCTGGCCCTCGGCAGCATCGCCAGCGGCGTGGCACGGGGATTCGCGGCGATGCCCATCGTGCTCGGCCTGGCGCTGCTCGCGATGTTCGTCCTGGTGATGGGGCTGGTGCGCCGGGGCCGGCGGAACTCGGTGCGGTATTTCTCCGGTCAGGGGCTGGAGCGCGGCGACGGGCGCTTCCTGCCCTGGAGCGAGCTGGAGCGCGTGGTCTACCAGGTCCGGACGCGCCCCCAGGGATCGATGCTCTGGCGCACGGAGATCCGCTTCCGGAGCGGTGAATCGGCATGGCTCCTGCCGCTCCGGGTCGCCAACTTCCGCGAGGTCAGCGAGTTCGTCCACCGCCTCCCCTGCGAGCACACCGAAGTGAGCGTCTGAGCTCGACGCACCATGATCCGTCCATCTCCATCCCCCGTGCGCACCGTGGCCGCAACGCTGCGTCTTCTTGCCGCCGCCGTCACCACCGTCGCGTGCGCACCGCCGTGGACCACTATCCCCGCGTACGCGCCGCAGCCGGAGTGCGACTCGGTGGTGGTCGCGCACCGGGCGAACCCCGCGGCGGCGGTGGACCAGGAGCCGGAAGTGGCCGAGATCCGGCTCCCGCCGAACGCGCCGCGCGTGGTGCGGGGGAAGTCGTATACGCTGAAGTTCGTGGTGAGCGAGGACGGGACGATCGATCCGGCCAGCATCGAGATCCCGCTGGCCCTGCCGCCGGAGTACGCGGCCCACCTGCGGCAGTCGCTGGCGCGGTGGCGCTTCGAGCCCGCGCGCGCCGGCGAGTGCCGTGTCCCCGCGACATACGCCAATCTCCTGCGCCCCTGACGTGATGATGATCCGCATCCTGGTGGCATCCGCCCTCCTCACGATCCCCGCCACCGCCGCGAACGGCGGGAACGCGGCGACGGTGCGCGCGTGGCAGGCGGACTCGGCGCACACGCCGGTGCGCGGCAGCGCCGAGCGGAAGGCGATCCTCGACGCCATGCGCGCGCACCGGCGGCGCTTCGACGCGGCGCCGGTGATCTTCGTCGTCCAGCACCTGCGGGTGCAGCGCGGCTGGGCGTGGCTCGTGGCGGCGCCGCAATCTCCCGACGGCCGCTCGCGGTTCGAGGAGGAAGGCGCGCTGCTGCGACGCCGCGGCGCGCGCTGGGAGGTGGTGGAGACGATGCCCGCGGTCGGCGAGCGCGAGGGAACGGCGCTGGAGCGCGACTGCGCCTGGTTCGCCGACCTGCGCCGCCGCTTTCCCGCGCTCCCCGCAGCGATCCTCCCCGCGGAGGGGCGGCGGCCGTGTCCCCGCGGCGGGTGACGACGAGCGCTTCCGCCTGATCAGCCCATCCATGAAGATCGTCCGCCTCCTGGCCGCGAGCGCCCTGGTCCTTACCGCGTCCGCCGCGCGTGCGCAGGGGAGCACGGTGCGGGCGGACAGCGCGGCGTTCGCGGGCGCGGTGGTCTTCAGGCTGCGCAACGGGCCGAACCCGCTCGACATCGTGGGCAACGGCGGCGGGGGGATGGTGTTCGTGGCCTGGCGCGAGAACTACAACGCGCACGGCTACGCCCAGGTCGCGTTCTACGCGCGCGGCCGCTCGATCCCGGAGGACTCGGTGCTCTGGCAGCTCGTCCCCTTCTTCGGCGGCGAGCGCGGCTTCGACGTGGCGCAGACGCACATGGGCGCCGACTGCGTGCTGGTCGACCTGCGCGTGGTGCGGCCGCGGCGCGGCGGGCCGGTGGCCGTCGTCGTCGGCGAGCGTGAGCACGGCGACTCGTACATCGCCGAGGAGACGGTGCGCTTCCACGTCTACCGCCTGGAGACGAACCGCGACGGCGTGCCCGGGTGGCCGCTCCATCGCTTCGAGCACCAGCGCACCATCACCCCCACCCGCCGGTACTGCGACATCAACGAGGCCTTCCGGCGCGAGCTGGGGCTCGGCGCGCACGGCGCCGTGGCCGCGGAGTTCGGCAGCGCGGAAGCGGAAGAACGATGATGAAGACGATGACGATGCGGATGCTGGCCGCCGCGTCCGTGGCGGCCGCCGGGTGCGCGACGATGGCGCGCGCGCCGGACGTGCAGGCGCGGCTCGGCGAGGACTTCCGCCTCCCGCGCGGCCAGACGGCGGCGATCGCCGGCCAGCCGCTCACGGTGCGCTTCACGGGGGTGACGTCGGATTCGCGCTGCCCCATGGGCGTGCAGTGCATCCGCGCGGGCGAGGCGCGAGTGCACGTGGAGCTGCGCCTGCCGCGGCGGGAGATGGAGGACGTGGTTCTGGCGACCGCGCCCGCGCGGCCGCAGTACGCCTCGTTCGGCGCCTTCGACGTCCGGCTCGTGGCGCTGGAGCCGCCGCGGCGCACCGACATCCCGCATCCGCGCTACGTCGCCACGCTGCGCGTCACTCGCCGCTGAATTTTTTTCACGCAGAGGGCGCAGAGGTCGCAGAGAACTCACCGCGCGGTGGGTTTCCTCTGCGGCCTCTGCGCCCTCTGCGTGAGACTTTCTTTTGGGGATCTCAGTGTCCACATCTACAAACCTTGCGTTCATATAATTTAGTCTGCAAATGTTAATGGCCGATGTCATCTCCACTCGTCCCCCTCCCGGAGGTGGTCCCATGGCAGGCAAGCTCAACCCCGACGCGCTGAAGGTGGAGTCGTTCGCGACCATGTCCCCGGTCGGCTACAACGCCGCCGCCGCCGGCGACGCCATCACCGCGCCGCAGACGTGGGAGAAGTGGCTGGACTCGTGCTGCTACATCTGCTATCGGACGGGTCCCACGATGTGCGACTGGTGCTCGACGAACCCGCCCGTGTATCCGCCGAGCGACCCGGCCATCTGCCCCATCACGGTCGCCGCCGCCTGACGGGCACGCACGGGACGAGAAGAGCCGCCCGAGGGGGCGGCTCTTCTGCGTCCTGTCCGCGCGGCGGCGTCAGGGGGTCGGCATCGCCGCGTAGCGCGCCTCGAAGGCGCGGAAGGCGAGCTCCAGGTCGCGCTGCAGCTTCGCGCGCGGGCTGGCCGCCGCGAACGACGCGCAGCGCGCGCCCGCGAAGCCGCCCGCCGTCGGCGCGCACTCCGCCACCGGCGCGAACGTCCGCCCGTCGCGCCACACGCTGGCCCCGCCGACGAACGCGTGCTCCAGCGACGTCCTGGCCATCGCCTTGAGCGCCGCGTAGTCCAGCCCCTGCTCCTGCACCGCCTTCTGGTACTCGCGTGGCATCTCCGAGCGCGCCACGCCCTGGTCGTCCGTGGCCAGCGCCACGGGCACGCCCCAGCGGCGGTAGACGGCCAGCGGGTGGTCGCGCCCGCGGATGCCGAGGATGGCGTCGTTGCTGGTGAGCGCGATCTCCACCATCACCCCGCGGTCGCGCATCTCGCGCAGCAGCTCGTACGGGCGGTCCTCCCACATCACGTCCACGCCGTGGCCGATGCGGCTCGCGTGGCCGAGCTCCACCGACTGGCGGATGTGGAAGCGCATCCCCTCGGGCGGCACCAGCCCGGGGGACAGCTCGCCCGCGTGCAGACTGATCTTCACCTGGGGATAGAGGCGGTGGAGATAATCGATCATGCGCATGTGCAGCGTGAAGTCGCGCATGGAGATCAGCCCGTCCTCCGGCATCACCAGGTTGAAGCCGACCACCCGCGGGTCCGCGCGCGCCAGCTCGAAGCCGGTGAGGATCTGCGCGAACACCTGCGCCGGTGGCCGCCCGCGCCCGACCTGGTAGAGCCACCGCACGGCGACCTCGCATCCCGCCCCGCCGCCGCGGGAGGGCGTGCAGCGCAGCACCGTGTCGCGCCGCGCCTCCACGCGGGTGAGCGCGTCGCGCGCGGTCTGCACCACGCCCGGCATCCCCGGCCGCAGCGCGGCCAGCGCCGCCGCGAAGTCCGGCTCGCGGCCGGGCTCGAACGCAGTCGCCGGGACGTTCGAGGCGAGCTGCGTGGCCGCCGGGCCGTCGGCCGTCAGCATCAGCTCCAGGTAGCTCACGTTCCCGTCGGCCGCGCGCGCCTGCGCCTCGGCCAGCTCGTCGCCCACGCGGCGCGGCAGGGCGCCGAGCCTGGTGAACGCGTCGAAGAACTGGTCGTGCCCGCTGCGCTGCGCCGGGTTCCAGTTGCGCATCGACGCGGCGTCGATCAGCTGGCCGTAGAGCGTGGCGTCGTTCAGCGCGTCGGCCACGGGGATGGTGTCGCCGTGCGACCCGGCGCAGCTCGCGCGGACCATCGCCAGCGCGCGGCGGCTGACGCAGAGCGAGTCCTCGGCCGCCCAGCGCAGGAAGCTCTCCGCGTACACGGCGCCGGAGAGGTGGCTGTGCAGGTCGGCGCCCTTGGGCATCTCGCGCACGAAGGCGTACAGCAGCGGCGGCCGGTCGCGCACGGCGGCCAGGTACGCGGCCGTGCGCGCCTCGTTCGTCGCCTGCG
It encodes:
- a CDS encoding M15 family metallopeptidase encodes the protein MSNFKLGTRSRSELKGVHPDLVAVVERAIALTVQDFGVHDGIRTMAEQKKFVAAGVSKTLDSRHLTGHAVDLVPFINGQLRWEDQPIYKIADAVRMAAKELEIPIRWGGAWDVLLTESTDSPEEMVEDYIARRKAAGKKAFIDGPHYELPRDKYPA